In Acanthopagrus latus isolate v.2019 chromosome 23, fAcaLat1.1, whole genome shotgun sequence, the genomic window CTGTTCTCATTACAGGGAGGTCTGTTGAAGGATTCATGAAGGGCCACACAGGCTGCTCCACGCTGGGTCTCAGATATCACCTGCACTGATTTACTGTTTACCTGGAAATGATTGATAGAAACAAAGTGCTTCATGCTGTGTCTGGGCACTGAGCTCCCATGTGGTCTAGAGGTTGGGGTTCCTGGTTCAAACCCAGGTGGCCTGGGTTGAACTCAACACACTGTTGTTTGGCATATCAGGTGTGGCATTAATtcaaaaaactgtaaaattacCTGACAGACACCTGGCCCGTCAGCTGCTGAGTGTTCCACTATGTCCACCGGCTAATCGCTAAACTTCAGAACATAGTCTAAAGCCTTGTTCAGACTGCCAGCTCAAAAACACACTTGATCAGTTGCTAATCAAGAGCTTGTGTAGTCTTAATCTGCATCATCTTTTTCCATGGGTTGTTTTCAGCTGGAGGCCAGTGTCCTCACTGTAAGGGCGACCTGAAGACACCTGTCCATGACAGTGCCAAGATCCCGAACAGGTACTCAGTAAGTATCAGTGCCTTCCTTATTAAGAGTTTAGACTGTCACGTCAGTGTGTAACCTCCTCTCCGTGACTGAGAAAAGGCTGCCCGTCTTAGAGAGAGAACTTTGTCGTTAAGGTTTTGAGTATTTTCAGAGGAGTAATGCCAGTTTATGTTGCAGTCTTTACAGTACACCCAGCAGTGGTGAGGAAGATGAGTGACAGCGCTGATCTTCAACAACCTCACCAGATTACTGGACCCCGTTTCAAGGCTCtgaacagcagctctgctcatttctgtgaaaacaacatcagCATGAGGTTGTCAAGGCTCCAAGTTCACGAGAAGAATGTTGCatctctttccccctctttcatattttcattttcattttttagaaCAGCTGCGGGGAAATTAGGTATGTTAGGCTGCAGACATGCAGGAAAAACCTTAATATTGAACTAAAAGATGCTTAAAGGCTCTGTAGAGATGATAATTCCCTGTTTATAAGTCAGTACCAGCAGCACCTTTCAGATTGCAAGAAGCTGTTTGGTTTCTATTAAAATATTGACGATTGCAActtcaaaactgtgttttagaGTTTTATTGGACAGTGGGCACAACCATACCTGGAGGGTATAAGGCATATGACAAGATTAGAAGCCACCAGAGTGGTCCTTCATGCtgaatgtgaaattaaaatgaaaaataatgaaaaaggtCTTTATCCCATGTCGTTTGCTTGTCATTTATACACACCATATGGACATAACTGCTTTCACTTAGACAATCCTTATATTTCAACACATGTGCTGGACCTAAAGTtctcagattatgaaaaaaatgacaaaatacagtTAAATGACAAACTGACAGTTATTGAACGGCGATTTTCAGACAGAACAAATTCtacacaacattttcacatttaataacAACATCTCTCCAGTAAAATCTGAACCCATTCAGGTCCTTGTGTTTTATGGCACTCCTGTTCCAGCCCTCATACTGTCACTGCATCCTTGGCCTCGACATTTTAATCGGTTTCCACCACTGTTCCATTTTATCTACAGCACTGTAAAATTGTCAGTAGTGATGTGAGAGTGGTGCATTTGAAACCCTCCAGTTATTCACTCACTCACCCGTCTCCAGGCCCCTCAATGGTTCCATCCAGGGTGACTTAATGGCATCCTGGTATCACGTAATTTTAACTACACAGTCCATAGAAaagaatgtaataaaaaaataaaaaataaaaacactctaGGCCCAACCTTTCTGCTTCACAGTAAGTCCACAGGTTTTGTCTGTTCATCCAACATGGATCCATCCATCAGGTGGGAGGGGGCTGCACACTGTGTGGTATGGTGCTGTTGGCTCCACAGTCAATGTACTCGTACGTCTCCAGGGACAGCTGCTCATAGTGGGCCAGGTAGTACACTGTCATAGAcatcctgcagcagagggaagACCAAACATGGCAGAACTGAACTGACACTGATATCAAGTTCAAGAACATTAGTGGTATAGAGACACAGATTAgcaatttaaaggagcagttcagcATTTGGGGAACTACGCTTGATATGTGATCAGGTGtcagcaaagtgtgtgtgttcagcacagAGCTGGAGTCATGATGTGGTTAATGTAGCTTAGCATGAtgactggaagcagagggaaacagccAACCTGACATCCAAAAACTCCTGTcgtgtgtgtttacattgtatacaaacagtaaaatatatgtatatttatttactgtagAGTCACTGAACATATTCAACTATGTCTTGTTGAGCACTTCATCCACAGATTCCCAGGGTTGAGTTGTCAGAGAAAGGTTGACATATCGGGTACCACTCAGCCTGTATAGTAAGGGTTATCATCTAAATTTGTCTAATGGCCAGATTTTTCCAGGCAGACCCTAGGGAGTCAGAATTTTTTTTAGAGCTAGTTAGCCTGTTAGTGGTAAAAGGTCCTAAATATCAAATTGAACATCACTAGTGGTCGCAAGTCAGCAAATGCATAttagaccaaaaaaaacagtgtgtcagcAACACCTTCCCCTGGCCCACACACACCTTGCCCTTCTGCACCACTGCTGTTCTCAGCAGCACTTGCTGTAACTAGCAGAGTAAAGGCACGTCaaatgtgtgtgcacgtgttcTGACTTATACCACAAATATATGAACAAACACCAGAGTCAAGATGGCATTTGCATGAACATATTTAGTCTGAGGAACAAAAGCAGACTTACTCCCTAAGTGTTGAAGTTTAGGTGGAACTATTTTCATGCAAATGCAGTACTGACTCTGGGATCTGCCCCCAAAGGTGGCATgagtcagaacacacacaaactcacacgAGCTTGAGCTATAATTACATTGAGGCAAACACAGGGATGCTTTTCTTCCCCATCCAGTCTTAAGTGAATCACTGTGATGGACTGTATATCTGTTGACCAAGAGTCATGTGAGCACAGGCTTCACAGCACACACTGGGCCAGACGTCAACACAGATAGTGTAAATGGTTATTCATCCATTCTCTGGCGATAGACTTAGCAGTGACATCAGTCAAACCATCCTAACAATATGACTGAATGACTTCTGTTTAAAGATTCAACCAGTGAAGTCAACAGAGGCGGGCaattatcatgttttgtttgcaaGAGTACTGACTGCACAAAATAGcttttctgaatgtgtgttaTATTCTTTATAAAAGTGGTCTgaatctttgttttcctctatGGCAACACCCAAGGTTAAAGtcaaaaagacagattttgggggtgccatttagctcagttggtagaacAGGCATCCTTTGCAGCGGACTCGGGTTAGACTCCCAACTCCCAGGTCCCTTTACTGCGtatcactccccctctctctcatcctgtttcctgtcacctcttcagctgacctatcaaataaagccatgaaaggccaaaaaattactttaaagaaaaaaagacagattctGATCCAAATATATTGATAGATGGTTAAACCGACTGGTCAGTGTAAATTCTGAACCTCTCACACTTCAAGCcaattggaaaaaaatcaagcccTTCAAATAACCAAAGctactttaaaggagcactctgtgGTTTTGGTAAAACATGAGATGAGAAaggtttaactttgtttatatgtggcggacaCAGTGTTcaaggaccttattttcctctgagaacagcttgtttattcacttatggaaaaaatacacatttctgagtttgtattatcacccAAATAGCGTAACATATAAAAATTCTGAATATAGtttttcaaaactacatagtttTGTGCTATTCTTTAACTTGTGGACCAGGGTCTGAAAGTCTGACAAAGGCTGACTGTCAAAATGAAGGTGTCCctataaaaaaacattactgatgttgaaaagaaacattcagcCACATCGAACCATCATTCTGTGTATGCATGCATCAGTCATGAATAATGACTAATAATCAATTACACTGGTAGCATTCTTTGTGTTGGTGcaacaaacagtgtgtttggtATTTTCATGACATGACTCCTTCTGTTGTCATGATAATCGACATCCAAATCAGCATCTGACTGATGgtagtgttgtgtcggtcgtGAACGTGTCATTCAAACGAACACATTTTTGGAGTGAATGAAGTGAAcggaatcacttcatgaactgattcgttcctttctcggttcagttgagctcagctgcgAGCATGCCGaccgggagtggaactgccgtgACTCACTTGTGAATCacgaacctactgcacacagagaactgacgctgaggacgtgattctcgttcacgtactgtgctgaaagtggcactgtgtcactcactcactcagggcagaggagttgattaaagttcagtaaccgtactgctaaaattagcactgtgttgctaacatccgtgtagcatcatgttaagtgattttactgtgcacagaggacactttcactgtgtaataattttagcgcatgtataccactcaaaGCAACGCTGCATCTCCCgcgaatgattgtgtactatagtccatgaacgcaccgtccctcagtaagtgaacgtgaacctcagggctgaatcatgaactgaatgacagatcgtttggctgcttatcaaTTCaaggagttggagagcactgaacgattcggtgaatgaatcttttgaacacatcattttaatgagcagattctagagattcagtacagtaaaaagaactgctgtTCCCATCACTAAGATGGAGACAATGAACTGGCCACATGGGAGTGAAACGCCTGGTAGAGAGAGCGAGGAATCCAGGTTATTCCCACTGATGTGTTGCCCCCCAAAATAGTATTCAGGACAGACCGAGCTGCCAATCTGATGAGAGCAAACTAAATACTTCACACATCAGAACATAAGCAGTCATTATTCCTATGCATCAAAGCCCTTCTTCAGAACAAAACTCAGTAGTTCAAGTGCAATTTTTGAACTATATTTCGGTGCAAGGGCTATTTAAAGAtatgatatttttcttttctgatgtGGACCGAGGCAATTTAGTTATGAGCacaatttaaaacataataCATAATGAAAAAACAGAATAGAGTCAGGTCCACAATATTTGGCAGTGATGGAGGCTTTGCTTTAGTTCATTCATAATTTTTAAGGGTGCAAGGTCTGCAACAAATTtacaattaatttatttacacagaattttaaaaacactgaacagagaACAAACCATTTTCCCCAATCTGTGAATTAGCATTGAGTCTAGCCATTAATCTTTAAAACAAATTCGACAAATATGAAAGGATCCTAAAGACATATGGAAACACATTACTGTACATATGATGATACTTACTGCAAGTGCAGATACAGAATGTGGACATGAAGATATGGTTTCTTACAGTAgtcactgcagagaaaaagatgggtcaaaacaggaaatcagtggTGGtccttaaaataaataataatcatgattAAATAgtaaattaaattgaaatataatgaataataaaagtaCCTCtgttaatacaataataataataatatgactTCATGACAATACATGTTTTCAACTGACTAAGAAGAGACAGACAATGAGCTCAAACTGACACACATCATATCCCAGGAAGAAGAAGCGATCTCTACTACCAGGTTAGCTGGTAGAACAGGTTGTAGCAGTGAGCAGGATACAAATTCTATACCCACAACTCCATCTGATCTTGTACACAGAGCTGACAGGCTCTAAAATAAGTTTGGGTGACAGTATCTGAATGGAAACCATTTTTACAAGAAGGTTTCTGTTATCATCCTGTAAAACTGGAAATCATTTGAATTTAGGGGTTGATCTTCatagagaaacacattttgttttttccctttcaaaTAAAGGCTGATTTAGCCAGGCACAAAGACTGTACACAGGGAAAACCAGCTAGCGTGGCTCTGTCcacatgtaaaaaatatatatctacCAGCAGCTCTAAACATTAATGATTCATAGAaccaatcacaatgtttgtagctagctagctactaCCTCAGTGTTTTACGACACTGCTGTGTTGAGGAGATGACAGATGAGCGCAAGCACTCTATTGGACCCCAACAAAAAGTTAGCACGCCAGATGCAAAATGATTGTGAATTATCTGGGCCACAATGATTTTGGATTGACACTCAACAGAAGAGATTAAAACCTGGTATTAAGTGAGATTTAGAGGCACTGATAGGTGGCAGGTGGATTTTGTAACCTTCGGATGGAGCCAGGCTTGTTGTTTCCCCATTTACAATCTCATACTTAGCTAAGTGCTTACTGTTGgctgtagctttatatttattgtacagagaggagagtggtatcaatctgaACCAAAAGCAACAAATATATTCCTGTCCAAACATAGATGTACGACTGTGAAAGTATCTGTTTAGAAAGACTAAAAACCCAACAGTTGCTGTCACCTTGTTTAATGCTACTTGTAGAGCTGGTGCTGCACTTTAGCTAACTCACAGAACTAActaactctcctttcacattaGTGCATTTGGAAATATGGccagagtttattttttaacactCTTCTTTGCTGGTATGGCGGGGCATGTTGGATTGAAGGGATGGGACTTTGCTTCACCATATTCATACTGTGATTATCCAGTTAGTTGAAGCACAAATCCAGTCATTCCTAAGTGTCCATAGTCAAAGATGTTCTGAATGAAATCTTCAGCACATACAGTAAGAGAATTTTCTACCATGACAATACAGTCAGTAACACTCACCACAGGCCAGGGTCTGTCAGCTTGATGGGGATCACAAAGGAGTACTGCAAGGAAGAAAATCTATGCAGAAACCATTTATTGACTCTTGACTTATTGTCTATTTAGTTTACAGCTGGTCACTGTAGTTTTAACAAATGCTACTCAAATAGGACGACATTTTTTTAGGAATGTCCTCAGACTCACACTGTGACCTCCGAACCGCAACAACACAGAAGCTTATCTGTTTGTACAAGTAAGCAGACTTCTGTTTCGCACAATATGAGGTGTTGATGCCTTCAAAAGCTCAGAAAAATTGTcaattctgacatattgcacctgtCTTTTCTTGAAATATGGtgacaacataaaacatatagAATATCCCAGCTTTATCTTTAACCAGCATGCTGCTGTATCTCGCATCACACTGATtactgttctgtgtttgttttgtggcgATAATATTAACTTAACTATTCTAAACTTTCCTTTTTGTGAAGATGTTGTACACAGCGATCCATGCCTCTATGACAACAGGTTTCTATTCTGTGCAATGTCTCACCGTTTGGATGGACAGAGGCTGGATATTGGCGACGTTCTTGATGGCAACTGTTCCCACCACCGTACCAAAATTCAGGGCCTGCACGGTCAGATTGTAGGCCTGCACTGGTGCAAAGTTGCAGTTTGTGATATTCACAACATtctataaagaaataaaattgtgattttaaaacacatacagtaatacATCACCCTACAATGACAATAAGTTCCAGTGTTACTAAGAGATTTAACAAGCAAAGTACTTATTACAGCACAACCTATTAACACCTCTATCCAAACCTTTCCCATCTCTTTCTTCATCCATAAacctttccttcctctctttcactttcGTTGCCTACCGTAATGTTAATTTGGACATCCTGTTCAGTGAAGTAAACAAAGGATGACTTGACGGCTACTGGAGAAAGAAGGACAGAGcgaggaaacaggaagaacagCACCAGGGAGCTGACCAGGAGGCAAATCCCAACAGACACGGCTACGTACAGCTTcctgagagaggagacagatcAGAAGACAGCAAGTGGTTGCTGTGTgcattatacttttttttacatctgtaaaatgttttgagcAGAAAACAGACTGACATTTTGCACATCAAATACATGAGTGCCTTGTCAGCTGTATATACAGAATTCATGCTGTGgactttacatttacagaataGTGTAGTTGATGGGTTCATGGTAATAACCACTCGGTGGTTGGTGATGGTGATTTAAGATTCCTTATTTCAAATTGTGTTTCCAGGTTGCAGATAACCAAAGTTTAAAACACAGTAAGACATGTCTAATTTTCATAgacccaaaataaatgtttcaggaacaattaaaaacactctCACTATATACAGTACATGGAAATGCTACCATTTGGCTGTTAAACAGCACAAGACTAAACCCTCTTGTTTATGATGAGGTGTTTACTGAAGCATTGCTAGCAGATGGTCTGTTAATGTGCTGTAGATAACCTGGAAATTATTACTTCTGTCTCCATCTATGGCTGAAGCTGACATATGAACATTCCAGAAGGATGTCAACTTTTGATGTCAGAAATGAAACCCagaattttttcttttgtatgttgttgttgttttcaagaCTTTTGTTAAAGCCAACACATGGTTAACAATGTGAAACCTGACCAGgtatttttgttgcctaaatCGCAACAAAATTGTGacaactgcagaaaaaaaagaaacaatgagtGAATTAGgtgtaaaaataataactgaataGTATAACAATATGTTCCAAATGTAATATGAACCCCAATCTCTTATGGACacgtgattttaagagttgcaTGAGGACAAAGTTGATGAGCTCTGTGAAACATCTAAGCGAATTCTAAAACACTGGAGCCTTTTTGTAATTGGAAttaaacatacacatttatatttggGGTTCCTAGTAGAATAGGTTTATAAACCTTAATaccaaaaacacattatttttctcaaatgGTGCACTGCTGCAGCgttcacactgtgtcttgaacacagaggcagagtagggcaggTCATGTTGAGCCAGGTAGTGTCCTGACTGGagtgtgtatattttttattaaatatataaaacgTATATTCATATAATGCCCAATCCAATCACAAGAGTCACTCATAATGCATGGTGAGATGCATTTAATGTCAAATGTGAATTGCCGGGCTTAAAGCTGTCCTCTTGTGACTGGATCACTCTGGACGGATGGTAATACTAAATGTGAACAGCCTCTTTGACACTCTTGTAAGTTGAAATAACCAACACAGTGTTATCAGATAAACTGAGCACTGAGTCCTGTCTCTGCGTGTAACATCATGAATGCCACTAGGATATGTATTGTTAGACAGCAAGTcaccatcattattattaacttGGTATAAGAACACTGCATTCTTATTGTCTCATTGATACTGATGAGATTGATGATAACATTTTTCATACATGTCATGTGCTTTCTGTAGGAGGCATTATTTAAATCTCTCCCACAGATTTACAAGAGTTGGGTATTTGTTTTCTTACGTGTGTCTGGGTCTCAGCCTCTGGTCAGTACAGGGGATGACAGCTACCAACTTGCTCTCCTGCCCTGTAACACAAATGGAATATTTTTTCGTGTCAGAGGTGACAATGTGGGAGCAGATATGATATGGTAGGAAATGTGATCCTCTCAAGTTGAGAAGAATCCCTGAcatatattcaacattttcacactgtaaaaacaaacttatAAGGGCTGTCTGCTCGACAACTTACATTATGTGATGGTGACGGTTTCCTGATTCCCTAATGTATCTTTTGGCTACAAATGTAGCCCAGATGTATCAGTCAAGCTCTGTGACCAGATAAaactaaattcaaaataaattccgttttattttttcccaaagtccattttttccattttaacttttgggaattcacttttttttccattttaatttttgggaatcactttttaattttttttttgtttgttttttgtttttttatcttttacttATATTATACTAccaaaacagtgtgtttataatgtaaatgactaaaatgtacacaaattgAGTAGAAATTACCTTAAATTTATAGAGGTGACAAATACATTTCCTCAATACTGTACTGCATAGAACATTAAAGTGCAtccaaaacattttgacttcatcATGTCTTCATAAAGTagtacattttgtgtttttatggatttcattgaataaaaacatggtcaGATCTCAGGCAGATCCAGTAAATGTATACATACCAAAATTGTTTTGGAAATT contains:
- the LOC119014295 gene encoding transmembrane protein 106B-like isoform X3, producing MGASSSTCDGSQDSGIRQNDKQPIIEKDDIKRRGSSRKHSSGETVHCPTCQGTGRIPRGQESKLVAVIPCTDQRLRPRHTKLYVAVSVGICLLVSSLVLFFLFPRSVLLSPVAVKSSFVYFTEQDVQINITNVVNITNCNFAPVQAYNLTVQALNFGTVVGTVAIKNVANIQPLSIQTYSFVIPIKLTDPGLCDYCKKPYLHVHILYLHLQSAEEVTGNRMRERGSDTQ
- the LOC119014295 gene encoding transmembrane protein 106B-like isoform X2 translates to MGASSSTCDGSQDSGIRQNDKQPIIEKDDIKRRGSSRKHSSGETVHCPTCQGTGRIPRGQESKLVAVIPCTDQRLRPRHTKLYVAVSVGICLLVSSLVLFFLFPRSVLLSPVAVKSSFVYFTEQDVQINITAYNLTVQALNFGTVVGTVAIKNVANIQPLSIQTYSFVIPIKLTDPGLCDYCKKPYLHVHILYLHLQMSMTVYYLAHYEQLSLETYEYIDCGANSTIPHSVQPPPT
- the LOC119014295 gene encoding transmembrane protein 106B-like isoform X1, with protein sequence MGASSSTCDGSQDSGIRQNDKQPIIEKDDIKRRGSSRKHSSGETVHCPTCQGTGRIPRGQESKLVAVIPCTDQRLRPRHTKLYVAVSVGICLLVSSLVLFFLFPRSVLLSPVAVKSSFVYFTEQDVQINITNVVNITNCNFAPVQAYNLTVQALNFGTVVGTVAIKNVANIQPLSIQTYSFVIPIKLTDPGLCDYCKKPYLHVHILYLHLQMSMTVYYLAHYEQLSLETYEYIDCGANSTIPHSVQPPPT